A genomic window from Halobellus ruber includes:
- a CDS encoding HEAT repeat domain-containing protein gives MSDGDDESAAESDGTAGSDEPTDATPDTLNDRLDGVEADLGDAETEAELDGVEAALDEVATALEGADLPVPDDEDEDPRETLESRVSDLRDDLEAKRGPYAADVTDAIESASGTIAGTRWTEQGRHEVADAVTAFTDEVDEVLGTDVGGGEDADDPADTEALAATLDDAVAAVEDADLDPDDNAKTIAALLGATDGLESGLEDAQEWDDLEVNEQLMAEGFYDVLGHYKDFPPELSALKEWESRGRVDMILLAKEKLQSEFMQGHCMDALIRMANPDAFDEMHQLAQRRNKKAIEALGRMGSGADDAVETLIEYVDADSDPGLQKVTFRALGEIGSPEATQALANKLEMDNDNVRPYAARALGLIGDTRAIDPLAGTLESDDVETVRAAAAWALRQIGTEAALEAAAAYTDERSYLVQHEAELAAEALEDGDADAEAPAA, from the coding sequence ATGAGCGACGGGGACGACGAGAGCGCCGCCGAATCCGACGGGACGGCGGGGTCCGACGAGCCGACAGACGCGACGCCCGATACCCTTAACGACCGTCTCGACGGGGTCGAGGCCGACCTCGGGGACGCGGAGACGGAAGCGGAGTTGGACGGCGTGGAAGCCGCCCTCGACGAGGTCGCGACGGCTCTCGAGGGTGCCGACCTCCCCGTCCCCGACGACGAGGACGAGGATCCCCGGGAGACGCTCGAATCACGCGTCTCCGACCTCCGGGACGACCTCGAAGCCAAGCGCGGCCCGTACGCGGCGGACGTGACCGATGCCATCGAATCCGCGAGCGGGACGATCGCCGGGACGCGGTGGACCGAACAGGGCCGCCACGAGGTCGCCGACGCCGTCACGGCCTTCACCGACGAGGTCGACGAGGTGCTCGGAACCGACGTGGGCGGGGGGGAGGACGCCGACGACCCGGCGGACACGGAGGCGCTCGCCGCCACGCTCGACGACGCCGTCGCCGCAGTCGAGGACGCGGACTTGGATCCCGACGACAACGCGAAGACGATCGCCGCGTTGCTCGGCGCGACCGACGGGCTCGAGTCGGGTCTGGAGGACGCCCAGGAGTGGGACGACCTCGAAGTCAACGAGCAGCTGATGGCCGAGGGGTTCTACGACGTGCTCGGCCACTACAAGGACTTCCCGCCGGAGCTGTCGGCCCTGAAGGAGTGGGAGAGCCGTGGCCGCGTCGATATGATCCTGCTCGCAAAGGAGAAGCTCCAGTCGGAGTTCATGCAGGGTCACTGTATGGACGCGCTGATCCGGATGGCGAACCCCGACGCCTTCGACGAGATGCACCAACTCGCCCAGCGCCGGAACAAGAAGGCGATCGAGGCGCTGGGTCGGATGGGATCGGGCGCGGATGACGCCGTCGAGACCCTGATCGAGTACGTCGACGCCGACTCCGACCCCGGGCTCCAGAAGGTGACGTTCCGCGCGCTCGGCGAGATCGGCTCCCCGGAGGCCACGCAGGCGCTCGCGAACAAACTCGAGATGGACAACGACAACGTCCGGCCGTACGCCGCCCGCGCGCTCGGGCTGATCGGCGACACCCGCGCGATCGACCCGCTTGCGGGAACCCTCGAATCCGACGACGTCGAGACCGTCCGCGCCGCCGCGGCGTGGGCACTCCGACAGATCGGAACCGAGGCCGCGCTGGAAGCCGCCGCGGCGTACACAGACGAACGCTCGTATCTCGTCCAACACGAGGCCGAACTCGCCGCCGAGGCGCTCGAAGACGGCGACGCCGACGCCGAAGCCCCGGCCGCGTAG
- a CDS encoding phospholipase D-like domain-containing protein yields the protein MFRGVADGDARAVESVARYVLRFACVALVVCASLASVPPVAGDRADTGAAATPHHGPHVVAVFPDPVADGDTGEYVVVDPADGSNLSLSDGETRVSVPPDGPVALSATPNATRNLVDVPVAAADLWLGNGGEQLVLRRNGTAVDRVAYETTEEGERLNATTGRWTPRGLTPREPVATGSATATAFVLPDAPGVPLETLRGADRRILLAGYTFASARVADALLSAVDRGVRVRVLLDGGPIGGMTTRQREQLDRLAAGGVDVRLLDGPHARFSYHHPKYAVADGEALVLTENWKPAGTGGRSSRGWGVRIDSSRTADALASVFEHDAEGPDAIRWRDRRQNATFVEADPASGSYDAAFEPSSVDVERVRVLTAPGNAGGGMRRAIAAANDSVDVISPRLDPSGPYFESLVAAAERGVEVRILLSNAWYDRESNRALVDRVEQLRDRGLPIEARIARPSGRFEKVHAKGAVIDGRTVLLGSLNWNRHSARENREVVVALYGDEPASYYGRTFEADWAAAAGGGAGAVADWRVHATLAAGGLAAVVLAGFVLRQTVEFDIGLETE from the coding sequence GTGTTCCGGGGAGTCGCCGATGGAGACGCGCGAGCCGTCGAGTCCGTGGCACGCTACGTGCTCCGGTTTGCGTGTGTTGCGCTCGTCGTGTGCGCGTCGCTCGCTTCGGTGCCGCCGGTCGCGGGCGACAGAGCGGATACCGGCGCGGCCGCAACCCCACACCACGGGCCGCACGTCGTCGCCGTCTTCCCGGACCCCGTCGCAGACGGTGACACCGGCGAGTACGTCGTCGTCGACCCCGCGGACGGGTCGAACCTGTCGCTGTCGGACGGCGAAACGCGGGTGTCGGTCCCGCCCGACGGCCCCGTCGCGCTCTCGGCGACCCCGAACGCGACCCGGAACCTCGTCGACGTGCCGGTGGCTGCGGCCGACCTCTGGCTCGGCAACGGCGGCGAGCAGTTGGTGCTCCGCAGGAACGGGACCGCCGTCGACCGGGTTGCGTACGAGACAACAGAGGAGGGTGAACGGCTCAACGCGACCACCGGCCGCTGGACCCCCCGCGGCCTCACCCCGCGGGAGCCCGTCGCGACCGGATCCGCAACCGCCACCGCGTTCGTGCTCCCCGACGCGCCGGGGGTCCCACTGGAGACCCTCCGGGGCGCGGACCGCCGGATCCTGCTTGCGGGCTACACCTTCGCCTCGGCCCGAGTCGCCGATGCACTGCTTTCCGCCGTCGACCGGGGCGTTCGGGTCCGGGTGCTGCTCGACGGCGGCCCGATCGGCGGGATGACGACGCGGCAGCGCGAGCAGCTCGACCGGCTCGCGGCGGGCGGCGTCGACGTCCGCCTGCTCGACGGCCCCCACGCCCGCTTTTCGTACCACCACCCGAAGTACGCGGTCGCCGACGGCGAGGCCCTGGTCCTGACCGAGAACTGGAAGCCCGCGGGCACTGGCGGCCGGAGCAGCCGCGGGTGGGGCGTCCGGATCGACTCCTCGCGGACCGCCGACGCACTCGCATCGGTGTTCGAACACGACGCCGAGGGACCCGACGCGATCCGGTGGCGCGACCGGCGGCAGAACGCGACGTTCGTCGAGGCCGACCCCGCCTCGGGGTCGTACGACGCCGCGTTCGAGCCGTCGTCCGTCGACGTCGAGCGGGTCCGGGTGTTGACTGCTCCCGGCAATGCCGGCGGCGGGATGCGGCGGGCGATCGCGGCCGCAAACGACAGCGTCGACGTGATCTCGCCCCGACTCGACCCCTCGGGACCGTACTTCGAGTCGCTCGTGGCCGCCGCCGAACGTGGCGTCGAGGTTCGGATCCTCCTCTCGAATGCGTGGTACGACAGGGAATCGAACCGCGCGCTGGTCGACCGCGTCGAACAGCTCCGCGACCGCGGCCTCCCGATCGAAGCCCGGATCGCCCGACCCTCGGGACGCTTCGAGAAGGTCCACGCGAAGGGCGCCGTGATCGACGGGCGGACCGTGCTTCTGGGGAGCCTCAACTGGAACCGCCACTCGGCAAGGGAGAACCGGGAGGTCGTCGTCGCGCTCTACGGCGACGAGCCGGCGTCGTACTACGGCCGGACCTTCGAGGCCGACTGGGCGGCCGCAGCCGGCGGCGGGGCCGGCGCCGTCGCCGACTGGCGGGTCCACGCGACCCTCGCTGCGGGCGGGCTCGCGGCGGTCGTGCTGGCGGGGTTCGTGCTCCGGCAGACGGTCGAGTTCGACATCGGGCTCGAAACCGAGTAG